The Maylandia zebra isolate NMK-2024a linkage group LG14, Mzebra_GT3a, whole genome shotgun sequence genome includes the window TTTAGTATTTGCAATGGTTACACTACTGGGGCCTCTGGCATTTATCATTTTCTCATACTGCTCTATTCTTATAGCAGTACATAAAATAGCAAGTGTGCAAGGTCGCCTGAAATCATTGTCCACTTGTAGTACTCAGCTGATAATAATATCCCTCTACTTTTTACCCAGATGTTTTGTATATTTAGCCCAAAATGTTGGCATTACATTTAGTGCTGATGTGCGAATAGTGATCATCATGCTGTACAGCCTTGCCCCACCAATGATCAATCCACTCATATACTGCTTAAGAGCAAAAGACATGAGAGAAAGCTTGTTGAAGGTATTTTGCAGAAGAACCATTCCACAAAAAGCACAGGTTGCAGTTATTAATATCATAAATCACAAATAACAGATCTTTTAAACAGTTTAAGTCATTGGGATTCTTGTATTGCATGAAAAAGTCCATGAGTTGTTGGAGAAAAATTACATATAAAAATTACATATACTTGAGATCCAGTGCTATTTGTTGCAGGTTACAGATGAAATAAAACCATTAGCAAGCATTTCCTTACATGTAACCCGGTATCTTTATATGTTCTCTTGACCCCAGATATGTATGCAGAGTTCTGTCAAGTTTTTAAGGGAGCACAAACAGAGTTCGATATTCAAAAAACAGGCTGAGCTTCACACTCACAGTGTCTCACACAGCTTTCCATTTCATGTATTTGTGACCTGAATAGATTCAAATTTTGTCTTACCCACTTGTTAAAGAGCCTTTAGGCACCAGTTGTGATTTAGCactatataaattaaattgaatcaaATTGTTACTTAGATAATGTACATTTCATTTTTGACCTGAGGGCAGAATTTTCTTTTGTAAATGTCAAAACATACCACAACATTTGTACTGTCccaggaagggggggggggggggggattctttgttttttcttaatgaGACAATCACTTGATGTGTAACTATAGAATAAATTTATTGTGTTGTgtgtagaaataaataaataaataaaataattttaaattttgctgtcttcctctgcttgtccaccactgCTATGTcaggttggttagccaccaccagtTTGTCTGCCTGTATCTGGGAATTCCAGGCcgtactcggcacagatgttccatACTATGCCAGCCACGTGCTTATGGtattccatgtatgccctgacTGCTATCATTTTGTACCCTGCTgttgtgctggattgtctcaggggcatctttataCAGCCTGCACCTAAGGTATTGCCTGGTGTGTTAAACCCCTGCCTCTATCGATCTTGTGCTAAGAgcctgttcctgtgctgccattattagtgcctctgtgctgtctttcagtccagatttgttcagccactggtaggatttcttgaTGTCAGCCACGTCTTATACCTCCCCGTGGTACATACAGtacaggggcctgtccttctaCAATGGTTCTTCTCATTgatcctcttctttctcaggtttctgctgcctgaagtATTTAGTACATACatggtcagttggggccatcttcctgatgtactcATGGATGTTTGTTGTCATCATGTGATCATGGATAGTGGTTTTAACACTCACCAGTCCTTGGCCTCCTTCCTTCTGCTTAGCGTACAGTCCCCACAGTCTCGTGGTGGTGCATTTGGGTTAAAATCCAAGcttccttgtcttgatgtcagtggctttgATCTCCTTCTTTGGGCGGTTTATTATCCCAGCATGGAACCTAATCACCGGCAGGATACCTGATCAttggcagggcgtaggtgttgattgcagggatcttgttcttaccattcagctgactacTCAGGACATGTCTTTGGGATTCCCAAGTAATTGCAGTTGTCCTTGATGTCTGAAATTGACCTCTACTATTGTTCGCCATATCCCCATTGAATCCccgatgaaggctcttagggtcctgttgatcttttattgttctaggcattccaggatccatgTGTGGGCCACTGAGTTATAGGCTTTCTTGTAGTCAATCCAGGCAGTACAAAGTTTGGTCACTCTAGTCTTGCAATCTCgagactgttctgtctaccaggaGCTGGTGTTTCACCCCTCTGTTATTCCTGCCAATTATTTACTGTGCCTCACTCATGTTTTGAGTCATAtccctgttcatcttagccgctatGATGCCTGGTCCTAGTGACTGGACCTACACAAGTATGTGGATATTACATTGTATGTTGTTTTATCCCATCATCGGCCTGTTTCTAACTTCATGATTTTAGATGCCGTGTTTCAGATCATAAGCTTGTGTTATTTGACATTTCATTGTCCATGCGGTGTGTTGCTTAGAGTTGTTAAAGACACCCTCCTGGCTACAACTTTAGGGAGTCATGTTATCTTGGTTTTCCAAGATAGCTGATTTTAGAACAGTAATCCATTATTTTATTACAACTCAGCTGCATTACTGTAACTTGTTGTACCTTGGTAGTAGCCAGGCACCCTTGTCATGTCTTCAACTGgtgcaaaatgctgctgcacggTTTTTAACTGGTAAACGGAGAAGGGAGGGAGCATATTACTATTGTTTTATGCTCACTACACTGGCTACCTGTGCATTTTAGGGTTCAATTAATAATTCTTTAATTTGGTTTCAAAAGCCTTAAATGGTCTTGCCCCACACTACCTCTCTTAAGTACTGCACCTTCACACCCCTCGTCGGTCTCTCAGATCGGGCTTTTGCAATTGCGGCTCCCAAATTCTGGAATGCACTGCCATTACAAATTACAAAGTATTTCCAATTTGATATCTTTCATTTTGGTCTGAAGATGCACCTTTTTGGTTTGGCTTTTAACACCGTATAGAAAGGCCAATTTTATTTGGATTTTAATGTCTTTCTGATGTTGGTGTTGTATATTGTTTACTGTCACTGTTtttgattttatgtatttttattttttattgttttattttcagcacTCTGGTCAGTGTTCAGTTagagtgctttataaataaagtaggCTTGGCTTGATCCACAGAGAATATAAAGTGAACCTATCGAACACCACCATCATGATACCACACTGCAAGAAGTCTTTTTAAGCAGTGAATCAGCAGGCAACACAGCGGAGCCTTCTCTCATCCTGTATGAGAAAGGTACATATAAACTGAGCTAATTAAAGTCTTTCTCATCCTTATGTTTATGTGCATAGTTAAAGATTTACAATAAAACGGaatgtttatttttcacatgaaaCATGATTAGATCAAAAGGCtttgataaagaaaaagaattgaaaaagaattgaaaaataataacaataacaattagTCGGATTAAATCTTTGAGTTAATACTATACTGTATTGTAAATTTAAGATTGTGTAATTGATAAGGCTTAACGGTGGTTTCTCAAGCATTGTATGTTTACCAGtgttttaaacaaatttctgtTTCATCATGCCTGAGAGAAATCATAGTGTTCTGACTGAGTTCATCCTTACTGGATTCCCTGGCCTTCATCAAGAGTACTATGGTCTTGTCTCAGCTGTATTGTTTTTTGTATATTCGGTAACTCTGATAGCAAATGctacagttatttttttatttgcaaccAACCGCAGCCTCCATAAGCCAATGTATTATATCATTTTAAATCTGAGTGTATGTGATATTCTCTTTAGCACAACCACTTTACCTAAGATCATAAGCAGATATTGGTTTCAGTCAGGAAGCATTTCATTTACTGCCTGTTTTATCCAAATGTACTTTGTCCATTATTTTGGCACAGCTGTTGCATACATTCTCTTTCAGATGGCTTTAGATAGCCAAGTACCTATCTGCCATCCTCTCAAATATTCACGTATTCTCACAAAATCGAATATTTTAATTCTTAGTATTACTGCATGGATTACTTCCAAGGCATCCCCTTTAATGTCAGTTATTAGAGCATATGCTCTTCCTTACTGTGCCTCAAATATAATCACTCACTGCTACTGTGACCATATTGGTATAACAGTCCTTGCGTGCACTGACAGGACCCCTTATGCCACTCCTGCTTTTGTATTTGCAATGGTTGTGCTACTGGGGCCTCTGGCATTTATCATTTTCTCATACTGCTCTATTCTTATAGCAGTGTATAAGATAGCAAATGTGCAAGGCCGCCTGAAATCATTGTCCACTTGTAGTACTCAGCTGATTATAATCTCCCTTTATTATTTACCCAGATGTTTTGTATATTTAGCCCAAAATGTTGGCATTACATTTAGTGCTGATGTGCGAATAGTGATCATCATGCTGTACAGCCTTGCCCCACCAATGATCAATCCACTCATATATTGCTTAAGAGCAAAAGACATGAGAGAAAGCTTGTTGAAGCAATTTTGCAAAAGACTTGTTCCACGAAAAGCTCAGGTTGCAGCTATTAGTAACTCATAAGTTAACATATCTTTCAAACAGGCCTTAATGTAAATCATTCTAAAGGGAAGGCAAATAGATTGTCTTGTTGTACTGCATTTATGAAAGAAACCTTTGCTggatttatgtaaaaaaaagttgctGTAGTTGATGTTCAGTGGTGTCTGTTGCAGGAAACAGGGGAACAaacgttaaaaaaaacatttgtaagCACTTCCTGGAATGTGACAGAATATGTTTATTGCTTCTATTGACCCCGTTTTTCTACTGATAAAACAAACCAGACTTTGAACTTCTCACGTgctttttttcatgtgtttatgCCCTCACCAAATTTAAAATTCTTCTTACCTACTCTTTGTTATTAAAATCGAGTAGTTTTTTatgtccatttttttttaatttaaagttatACTAAGTAATTTCTTAAGGTTAtctaatataaaaaataatagtTTCCTGATAAATATACtttaattaatgtgtaattacaCCACCCAATTATTCATTTGGAAATATAGAGGAGCAGGTGCTGGTTTGTGGAAGTTTCCCCACCATCTTGAATACAGTGGCCAAGACATTCTACctaataacatttttatgtatgttGCTAGAGACCAGGCACATACGCAGTACTCTTTGTAAGTTTTTAAAAGTTGTAACTTTTAATTTTAGGATACCAAATATGTTTTTCAAACTATATGTGATCACTTCATATGCATCTTTCTCATAATGCCTTTCACCATGCGCTCTCTCCTGCCTTATTTCCACTTCATCCACTTTCTCCTCACTTTAAGCTTCATCTTCTGAACTAAAGTCTGGACTCAAAAAATGGCCATAAACATGCTTATTTATCCTCCATATTCCCAATCGCAATTATTTATTGTCATCAGATTACACACGCGACTCTCCAGTTTCCTGACAGCTGAAAATGGCTGACTAACCAACAAGAACAGCTTAGCTGCGAGTGTACTAAATTCACATTTTTCCCTCTGATAAGCAGTTTGACTGTATTCTCACATCACATGAGAGTTTATTCACTAAGTTTCCAAGTGCAACAATGTTTGATCGACTTCAAAGGAAGCTTCACTAATGCTGGCTAACAGCAGataacagcaacaaaaacagcatTGCGCACTGACAGCCTCCTTCAGAGTAAATCAGTAAGGACACTAACAGCGGTAAACAGAATGATAAAATACGAAAGACATCTATCAAATATCTATACTGTTTCacaagtttaaaatgttttctgacTGCCCTTGTAACAAGGTATccatttgttttttcctgtttttgcttCATTCTGTGGCTTTAATTtttgttgagttttttttttttaagaagaaaaTCTTTTCACTGTAACTGTGGAATGAATTAATTCTGCTGGCTGTAAAAAAATATGCAgttaataattaatttttttttttttttttttttttttttaatacatgaTTTTAACCtatttattattgaatttaAAGGACAACATTTAGAATAGTGTTATATTTAACTTATAGCACCAGTGAaaattcacattaaaaaaaagctaaaattgcTGTTCAATGGGGGAAAAAGCAAACAACATTTTTGTGTGTCTCCATGTTGGACGAGCATGTGagtatttgtatgtgtgtgcatgaggcTGGAAATGCATGCTTGTGACATAATTTCCTAGgggttaataaagtattctgattctgattgtatATGTCTATGTGTCAGGTCAGGTCTTACACTCTCACTCTCTCAGAACATCTTAGGCTCCCTCAGGTGTGATGGCCTATTTCCCCCCACCACACTCACTGCCAGTTGCTGGTGCCAACACACaccggtgcattggtggttctctgtgtctctgGGTGGGTGTTTGGCTGTTTAgtggctcactcctggtggctgcttggTGGGGCCTGGCTCTATTGGGCCCCTGCTGGGGGTCTCTGGGCCCGGTACACAGTCTGCTAGCCAGATTGCCTGTGGAGCCCGCAGGCTCGCCGCTGAGGCCTCCTGTGGCTTCTGCACCATGGCCCCTGGGTGATCCCTGTCAAGGGCTCTCCTTAACACTTTTCTAGGTGGGTGCTGTGATTGCTCTTGTACTCTAGGGGGGCtatggatgtctggggcctgggtctcctccatgcctgctttaTGAAATGGGGTCAAGGCTGTGGCTCCCCAAACCTACTATTAGATACTTAAATGGAGAAATCTTATGAGcacaagctcacacacacaggtgtgcacacaagCGTACAAGTTTTCACACATGTGTACAAACAGGTACTTACAAATGCACACTATATTAGTTTACTGCTGCCTCGAAACATGGCGTGTATCATTAATAGTGTGTCAAGTTGACCAGTATAGTAAAAGCCGTAATGGTGCAGTTGGGAAAATAAATCTGTTGATCATTTTTTCTGACCTTCAAACAACTGTTCTGATTGCTACACTGCCAAACAGTACAGGCAATAAATCACATGTTTTGTAAGGCAACaagttagcaaaaaaaaaaaaaaaaaaaaaacctgcaccagggcaaacctccacatgccccactcctgctaaacag containing:
- the LOC101466556 gene encoding olfactory receptor 2AT4-like; this encodes MPERNHSVLTEFILTGFPGLHQEYYGLVSAVLFFVYSVTLIANATVIFLFATNRSLHKPMYYIILNLSVCDILFSTTTLPKIISRYWFQSGSISFTACFIQMYFVHYFGTAVAYILFQMALDSQVPICHPLKYSRILTKSNILILSITAWITSKASPLMSVIRAYALPYCASNIITHCYCDHIGITVLACTDRTPYATPAFVFAMVVLLGPLAFIIFSYCSILIAVYKIANVQGRLKSLSTCSTQLIIISLYYLPRCFVYLAQNVGITFSADVRIVIIMLYSLAPPMINPLIYCLRAKDMRESLLKQFCKRLVPRKAQVAAISNS